From a single Streptomyces sp. NBC_01264 genomic region:
- the pcaB gene encoding 3-carboxy-cis,cis-muconate cycloisomerase, protein MSTPAASAGRQDALTDAGLLSPVRAGTPAEEAVCDLAWLQAMLDAEAALARAQAGLGTLPKSAADTITAAARAGNLDLRALALAARETANPVVGMVQALTRVVAAEDAGAAEYVHRGSTSQDIFDTGAMLVSSRTLRLVRADLARTAAALAVLAGEHRDTAMAGRTLALQAVPTTFGLKAAGWRQLVLDADERLGRVQESGLPVSLGGAAGTLAGYLEYARIDGAGRWPEPGEYLDRLVDAYAAETGLARPLLPWHSLRTPIADLAAALAFTSGALGKIAIDVQTLARTEIAEVAEPAVAGRGSSSAMPHKRNPVLSTLMRSAALQVPALSAALVQCLVSEDERSGGVWHAEWQLLRECLRLVGGAAATAAELAEGLTARPERMRANLLLTGSQVVSERIAAVLAPLLGKVAAKELLTRVSAAAEASGRPLHELLAEEPALHGRWTADERARLCDPGTYTGGAGPLVDRALA, encoded by the coding sequence ATGAGCACCCCCGCCGCTTCCGCCGGCCGGCAGGACGCGCTCACCGACGCGGGGCTACTGTCCCCGGTACGCGCCGGCACCCCGGCCGAGGAAGCCGTCTGCGATCTGGCCTGGCTGCAGGCCATGCTCGACGCGGAGGCCGCCCTCGCCCGCGCCCAGGCGGGACTCGGCACCCTCCCGAAGTCCGCCGCCGACACCATCACCGCGGCCGCCCGGGCCGGGAACCTCGACCTGCGGGCCCTCGCCCTCGCCGCCCGGGAGACCGCCAACCCCGTGGTCGGCATGGTGCAGGCGCTGACCCGGGTGGTCGCCGCCGAGGACGCCGGAGCCGCCGAGTACGTCCACCGGGGCTCCACCAGCCAGGACATCTTCGACACCGGCGCCATGCTGGTGTCCTCCCGGACCCTGCGCCTGGTCCGGGCCGACCTGGCCCGTACCGCCGCCGCCCTGGCCGTACTCGCCGGGGAGCACCGGGACACCGCGATGGCGGGGCGCACCCTGGCCCTGCAGGCCGTACCCACGACCTTCGGGCTGAAGGCGGCCGGCTGGCGCCAACTGGTCCTGGACGCGGACGAGCGGCTGGGCCGGGTCCAGGAGAGCGGGCTGCCGGTGTCGCTCGGCGGAGCCGCCGGAACGCTCGCCGGATACCTGGAGTACGCCCGGATCGACGGCGCGGGCCGCTGGCCCGAGCCCGGTGAGTACCTGGACCGGCTGGTCGATGCCTACGCCGCCGAGACCGGCCTCGCCCGTCCCCTGCTGCCCTGGCACTCGCTGCGCACCCCGATCGCCGATCTCGCCGCCGCGCTCGCCTTCACCTCGGGCGCCCTGGGCAAGATCGCCATCGATGTGCAGACCCTGGCCAGGACCGAGATCGCCGAGGTCGCCGAGCCCGCCGTGGCCGGCCGCGGCAGCTCCTCGGCCATGCCCCACAAGCGCAATCCGGTCCTGAGCACCCTGATGCGCAGCGCCGCCCTCCAGGTCCCGGCCCTCTCCGCGGCGCTGGTGCAGTGCCTGGTGTCGGAGGACGAGCGGTCGGGCGGCGTATGGCACGCCGAGTGGCAGCTGCTGCGCGAATGCCTGCGGCTGGTCGGCGGTGCGGCCGCCACGGCCGCCGAGCTCGCCGAGGGCCTCACCGCCAGGCCGGAGCGGATGCGGGCCAACCTGCTGCTGACCGGCAGCCAGGTGGTGTCCGAGCGGATCGCGGCCGTACTGGCTCCGCTGCTGGGCAAGGTGGCGGCGAAGGAACTGCTGACCCGGGTCTCGGCCGCGGCCGAGGCGAGCGGCCGGCCCCTGCACGAACTGCTTGCCGAGGAGCCCGCACTGCACGGCCGCTGGACCGCGGACGAACGGGCGCGGCTGTGTGATCCCGGTACCTACACCGGGGGCGCCGGTCCGCTGGTGGACCGGGCGCTGGCTTAG
- a CDS encoding FAD/NAD(P)-binding protein: MSSNGRTQVAIIGAGPRGLSVLERLCANERANPSHPAVTVHVVDPSAPGAGQVWRPDQSQLLLMNTVASQITIYTDDSVRTEGPIEPGPTLFEWSRSVAGGGAAAAGLLESTVAEARRLGPNTYPTRAFYGSYLRATFERVVANSPAHVTVEVHASRAVAMADTHGVPGGPQGVRLENGVRLNNLDAIVMAQGHVPARLTPREAKTASLARIHHLTYVTPANPADLNLHVVKPGENVLLRGLGLNFFDHMALFTAGRGGTYVRGEDGRLTYLPSGNEPKLYAFSRRGIPYHARGENEKGAYGRYLPRLLTPEVIADMRRRSADGDGISFSEDLWPLISRETESVYYGALLKNKGRGSESEGFTARFLSLEQEQDREALLDAYGIEAAERWSWDRLSRPYGDREFTSREDFKAWLVGYLAQDVEEARAGNLSGPLKAALDTMRDLRNEIRLAVDHGGLTADSHRDDLEGWYTPLNAFLSIGPPASRIEEMIALIDAGVLEPTGPGTEIRVDTAAGDQATFVLRSRLVPGPTVRSTVLIEARLPEPDLRRTDDPLLRHLLDTEQCTTYRISGGDGSGYESGGLAVTERPYRLLDARGRAHPRRFAYGVPTESVHWVTAAGIRPGVDSVTLGDSDAIARSVLALTAGATVPAGVAPMPAETDLTGVLV; encoded by the coding sequence ATGAGCAGCAACGGACGTACCCAGGTCGCGATCATCGGCGCCGGCCCGCGCGGACTGTCCGTGCTGGAGCGGCTGTGCGCCAACGAGCGCGCCAACCCCTCGCACCCCGCCGTCACCGTCCACGTCGTCGACCCGTCGGCGCCGGGCGCCGGACAGGTGTGGCGCCCGGACCAGTCCCAGCTCCTGCTGATGAACACGGTTGCCTCCCAGATCACCATCTACACGGACGACAGCGTCCGGACCGAGGGCCCGATCGAGCCCGGCCCGACCCTCTTCGAGTGGTCGCGGAGCGTCGCCGGGGGCGGCGCGGCCGCCGCGGGCCTCCTCGAGTCCACCGTCGCCGAGGCCCGCCGGCTGGGCCCGAACACCTACCCCACCCGCGCCTTCTACGGCAGCTACCTGCGCGCCACCTTCGAGCGCGTCGTGGCGAACTCCCCCGCCCACGTCACCGTCGAGGTGCACGCCTCCCGCGCCGTGGCCATGGCCGACACGCACGGCGTACCGGGCGGCCCGCAGGGCGTACGGCTGGAGAACGGCGTCCGCCTCAACAACCTGGACGCCATCGTGATGGCGCAGGGCCACGTACCGGCCCGGCTCACCCCCCGCGAGGCCAAGACCGCGAGCCTCGCCCGGATCCACCACCTCACCTACGTGACGCCCGCCAACCCGGCGGACCTGAACCTGCACGTCGTCAAGCCCGGCGAGAACGTGCTGCTGCGCGGCCTGGGCCTGAACTTCTTCGACCACATGGCGCTCTTCACCGCCGGCCGCGGCGGCACGTACGTCCGGGGCGAGGACGGCCGGCTGACCTACCTGCCCTCGGGCAACGAGCCCAAGCTGTACGCCTTCTCCCGGCGCGGCATCCCGTACCACGCCCGCGGAGAGAACGAGAAGGGCGCCTACGGCCGCTACCTGCCGCGCCTGCTCACCCCCGAGGTGATCGCCGACATGCGCCGCCGCTCCGCGGACGGGGACGGCATCAGCTTCTCCGAGGACCTGTGGCCGCTCATCTCCCGCGAGACGGAGAGCGTCTACTACGGCGCCCTGCTGAAGAACAAGGGCCGCGGCAGCGAAAGCGAAGGGTTCACCGCGCGGTTCCTGTCGCTGGAGCAGGAGCAGGACCGCGAAGCGCTGCTGGACGCCTACGGCATCGAGGCGGCGGAGCGCTGGAGCTGGGACCGGCTCTCCCGCCCCTACGGTGACCGGGAGTTCACCAGCCGCGAGGACTTCAAGGCCTGGCTCGTCGGGTACCTGGCGCAGGACGTCGAGGAGGCCAGGGCCGGCAACCTCAGCGGCCCGCTCAAGGCGGCCCTGGACACCATGCGGGACCTGCGCAACGAGATCCGCCTCGCCGTCGACCACGGCGGCCTGACCGCCGACTCGCACCGCGACGACCTGGAGGGCTGGTACACCCCGCTCAACGCCTTCCTCTCCATCGGCCCGCCGGCCTCCCGCATCGAGGAGATGATCGCCCTCATCGACGCCGGAGTGCTCGAACCGACCGGTCCCGGTACGGAGATCCGCGTCGACACCGCCGCGGGCGACCAGGCCACCTTCGTCCTGCGGTCCCGGCTGGTGCCCGGCCCCACGGTCCGCTCCACCGTGCTCATCGAAGCCCGGCTGCCCGAGCCCGACCTGCGGCGCACCGACGACCCGCTGCTGCGCCACCTGCTCGACACCGAGCAGTGCACCACGTACCGGATCTCCGGCGGCGACGGCTCCGGCTACGAGTCCGGCGGCCTGGCCGTCACCGAGCGCCCGTACCGGCTGCTCGACGCGCGCGGCCGGGCCCACCCCCGCCGGTTCGCGTACGGGGTGCCCACCGAGTCCGTGCACTGGGTGACGGCGGCCGGCATCCGGCCGGGCGTCGACTCGGTCACCCTCGGCGACTCCGACGCGATCGCCCGCTCCGTACTCGCCCTGACGGCCGGCGCCACGGTCCCGGCGGGCGTCGCACCGATGCCGGCCGAGACCGACCTGACCGGGGTCCTGGTATGA
- a CDS encoding FAD-dependent monooxygenase encodes MSRLIIVGGGIGGLATALAVTRQGHTALVLERAPEFAEIGAGIQLAPNGIHALDQLGLGESVRSTAVLMDELRFMDGVTGEHVVSMDLTDTYRERFGNPYAVVHRAELHTKLLEACRASEAIELRSGAPAAGYEQDAYGASVVLENGERITGDAVIGADGIHSAIRGQLVGDGAPRNTGITVYRAIIPMEQIPEDLRHLTSVTWWTGPGCHFVHYPIAGGKYLNLAASSDNKATETVAGVPASKGDVRREFASLGEDAQRLLALGEGWKSWVLVDRDPVANWTDGRVVLLGDAAHPMLHYVAQGACQGLEDAVILGDLLDCDTSELPQRFEKFNAERRERTAKIQLLARESIKLWHTQGPAASARNAQLSSYSADQLHDYVAWMHGARTLDDTRTLTTTLADSRNTPNGEQR; translated from the coding sequence ATGTCGAGGCTGATCATCGTCGGTGGCGGAATCGGCGGGCTGGCCACGGCCCTCGCCGTCACCCGGCAGGGACACACCGCACTCGTCCTGGAACGCGCCCCCGAGTTCGCCGAGATCGGAGCGGGCATCCAGCTCGCCCCCAACGGGATCCACGCCCTGGACCAGCTCGGCCTCGGCGAGAGCGTCCGCTCCACCGCCGTCCTCATGGACGAGCTGCGCTTCATGGACGGCGTCACCGGCGAACACGTCGTGAGCATGGACCTGACCGACACCTACCGGGAGCGCTTCGGCAACCCGTACGCCGTCGTCCACCGCGCCGAACTGCACACCAAGCTGCTGGAGGCCTGCCGGGCCTCGGAGGCGATCGAGCTGCGCAGCGGCGCGCCGGCCGCCGGGTACGAGCAGGACGCCTACGGAGCCTCGGTCGTCCTGGAGAACGGTGAGCGCATCACCGGCGACGCCGTCATCGGCGCCGACGGCATCCACTCGGCCATCCGCGGACAGCTCGTCGGGGACGGCGCGCCCCGCAACACCGGGATCACCGTCTACCGGGCGATCATCCCGATGGAGCAGATCCCCGAGGACCTGCGCCACCTCACCTCCGTGACCTGGTGGACCGGGCCCGGCTGCCACTTCGTGCACTACCCGATCGCCGGCGGCAAGTACCTCAACCTCGCGGCGAGCAGCGACAACAAGGCCACCGAGACGGTGGCCGGAGTGCCCGCCTCCAAGGGCGACGTCCGCCGCGAGTTCGCCTCGCTGGGCGAGGACGCGCAGCGGCTGCTCGCCCTCGGCGAAGGGTGGAAGTCCTGGGTCCTCGTGGACCGGGACCCGGTCGCGAACTGGACCGACGGACGGGTCGTCCTGCTCGGCGACGCGGCCCACCCGATGCTCCACTACGTGGCGCAGGGCGCCTGCCAGGGCCTCGAGGACGCCGTGATCCTGGGCGACCTGCTCGACTGCGACACCTCCGAACTCCCCCAGCGCTTCGAGAAGTTCAACGCCGAGCGGCGTGAGCGCACCGCGAAGATCCAGCTCCTCGCCCGGGAGAGCATCAAGCTCTGGCACACCCAGGGACCCGCCGCCTCGGCCAGGAACGCCCAGCTCTCCTCGTACTCCGCCGACCAGCTCCACGACTACGTGGCCTGGATGCACGGCGCCCGCACCCTCGACGACACCCGCACCCTCACCACCACCCTCGCCGACAGCCGCAACACCCCGAACGGAGAACAGCGATGA
- a CDS encoding class I adenylate-forming enzyme family protein — MILQRIGNKGIRLGTLFERAARKHPTNVVILDHDLDIAPALGRRATVAEVADLIDDFASRLWAAKVRPGRRVVVYKSDGFDITLLACAVARIGAVPVLLSPKLDGETVAELVRRTDQPYLLTDQDKLENELPASVFAEAEQVLLTSGSYQQATELASLAGVGRVPSVTMPPDHPTLITHTSGTTGTPKLAVHTGHTLQARYLPQAMITKPLIRGRETIAMHVSFVHSRLITALAISLFRGFPIVVLRDGDPKQAADLFAQLRPGILEAHPNSFMEWEELADDPRGPLANVKLFSSTFDAIHPRTVQRLLAATRRKAPVFGQLYGQSEIGPAVARSFSKRRGLDADGRCVGMPFPGMTDVRVVSRNGLPPSETNPGFIEVKSDGRIVTYLGEQERYDKQVNDGWWRMGDVGYRTKWGCVHLLDREVDLIEGFGSTLAAEDTLFTRLDELAEVIIIPDENGHAVPVVCTKDDKPLDLKAWQSAVSGLPRMGEPVQWRQCDLPQTATTKIKRLELARLLTSGATAGRSLQEQV, encoded by the coding sequence ATGATTCTGCAGCGCATCGGCAACAAAGGCATCCGGCTCGGGACGCTCTTCGAGCGGGCCGCCAGGAAGCACCCGACGAACGTGGTGATCCTGGACCACGACCTGGACATCGCCCCGGCACTGGGCCGCCGGGCGACCGTGGCCGAAGTCGCCGACCTGATCGACGACTTCGCGTCCCGGCTCTGGGCCGCCAAGGTCCGCCCCGGCCGACGCGTGGTCGTCTACAAGTCCGACGGCTTCGACATCACGCTGCTGGCCTGCGCCGTGGCCCGCATCGGCGCCGTACCGGTGCTGCTGTCGCCGAAGCTCGACGGCGAGACCGTTGCCGAACTCGTGCGCCGCACCGACCAGCCGTACCTCCTCACCGACCAGGACAAGCTGGAGAACGAGCTGCCCGCCTCGGTGTTCGCGGAGGCCGAGCAGGTCCTACTCACCTCCGGCAGCTACCAGCAGGCGACCGAGCTGGCCTCCCTCGCCGGGGTCGGGCGCGTCCCCTCCGTGACCATGCCGCCGGACCACCCGACCCTGATCACCCACACCTCGGGCACCACCGGCACCCCGAAGCTCGCCGTCCACACCGGTCACACCCTCCAGGCGCGCTACCTGCCGCAGGCGATGATCACCAAGCCGCTCATCCGGGGCCGCGAGACCATCGCCATGCACGTCTCCTTCGTCCACTCACGGCTCATCACCGCACTGGCCATCTCCCTCTTCCGCGGCTTCCCGATCGTCGTGCTCCGCGACGGCGACCCCAAGCAGGCCGCCGACCTCTTCGCCCAGCTCCGCCCCGGCATCCTGGAGGCCCACCCCAACTCCTTCATGGAGTGGGAGGAGCTCGCCGACGACCCGCGCGGCCCTCTGGCGAACGTGAAGCTCTTCAGCAGCACCTTCGACGCCATCCACCCGCGGACCGTCCAGCGGCTCCTGGCCGCCACCCGCCGCAAGGCCCCGGTCTTCGGCCAGCTGTACGGGCAGAGCGAGATCGGCCCCGCCGTGGCGCGCTCCTTCTCCAAGCGCCGCGGTCTCGACGCCGACGGCCGCTGCGTGGGCATGCCCTTCCCGGGCATGACCGACGTCCGTGTCGTCAGCCGCAACGGCCTGCCCCCGTCGGAGACCAACCCCGGCTTCATCGAGGTCAAGAGCGACGGCCGGATCGTCACCTACCTCGGCGAGCAGGAGCGCTACGACAAGCAGGTCAACGACGGCTGGTGGCGCATGGGCGACGTCGGCTACCGCACCAAGTGGGGCTGCGTGCACCTGCTCGACCGCGAGGTCGACCTGATCGAGGGCTTCGGCTCCACCCTCGCCGCCGAGGACACCCTCTTCACCCGGCTGGACGAGCTGGCCGAGGTCATCATCATCCCCGACGAGAACGGCCACGCCGTGCCCGTCGTATGCACCAAGGACGACAAGCCGCTGGACCTGAAGGCCTGGCAGTCGGCCGTCTCGGGACTCCCGCGGATGGGCGAGCCCGTCCAGTGGCGCCAGTGCGACCTGCCGCAGACGGCCACCACCAAGATCAAGCGCCTGGAACTCGCCCGGCTGCTCACCTCCGGCGCCACCGCCGGCCGATCCCTTCAGGAGCAGGTCTGA
- a CDS encoding SRPBCC family protein → MSETQTPLFGSRAQIHVQATPAEVYAVVSDLARSGDWSPECLGGEWASGAPGAVGSVFRGENQRSEDVVSWAPVVRGKWTTHAEVVEAEAGRTFQWAMHNSSGVKQDSVWGFSIEAEGAGSLLTHHFRMGTATEGIVGITAEMDADAQQKFFAEWGEKVAGDLAETLQRVKPVIEKTA, encoded by the coding sequence ATGAGCGAGACCCAGACGCCCCTCTTCGGGTCGCGAGCCCAGATCCACGTACAGGCCACCCCGGCCGAGGTGTACGCGGTCGTCAGCGACCTGGCCCGCAGCGGCGACTGGAGCCCCGAATGCCTGGGCGGCGAATGGGCCTCCGGCGCCCCCGGCGCGGTCGGATCGGTCTTCCGCGGCGAGAACCAGCGCAGCGAGGACGTCGTCTCCTGGGCCCCGGTGGTGCGCGGCAAGTGGACCACCCACGCCGAGGTCGTCGAGGCCGAAGCCGGCCGCACCTTCCAGTGGGCCATGCACAACAGCTCCGGGGTGAAGCAGGACAGCGTCTGGGGCTTCTCCATCGAGGCCGAGGGCGCGGGCAGCCTCCTCACGCACCACTTCCGGATGGGCACCGCCACGGAGGGAATCGTCGGCATCACCGCCGAGATGGACGCCGACGCCCAGCAGAAGTTCTTCGCCGAGTGGGGCGAGAAGGTGGCCGGCGACCTCGCCGAGACCCTGCAGCGCGTCAAGCCGGTCATCGAGAAGACCGCCTGA
- a CDS encoding TetR/AcrR family transcriptional regulator, with product MKARTTAEQPAVPTGARAARKRQAILEAARTVFLRDGFGAGIDLLAAEAGVSKVTVYNHFGSKENLFNAVIGQTLDEALEVAQSVIQAKLAESDDIRTDLVEACRTWVAGLTAPDVLALRNVIAGERHRFPELGSAWQEEGPGRQHATLATALGRLNDRGLLRIPDMELAVLQLSGLVLSPHLVYGVYGTALDEDLAERLVQGGVAMFLNQYGVDQ from the coding sequence ATGAAGGCGCGCACCACGGCAGAGCAGCCCGCCGTCCCCACCGGGGCCCGCGCCGCGCGCAAGCGCCAGGCCATCCTGGAGGCGGCGCGCACGGTGTTCCTGCGCGACGGCTTCGGGGCCGGCATAGACCTGCTGGCCGCGGAGGCGGGGGTCTCCAAGGTGACCGTCTACAACCACTTCGGCAGCAAGGAGAACCTCTTCAACGCCGTGATCGGGCAGACGCTCGACGAGGCGCTGGAGGTGGCCCAGTCGGTGATTCAGGCCAAGCTCGCCGAGTCAGACGACATCCGCACGGACCTGGTGGAGGCGTGCCGCACCTGGGTCGCGGGCCTGACAGCACCCGATGTGCTGGCGCTGCGCAATGTGATCGCGGGGGAGCGCCACCGGTTCCCCGAGCTGGGGAGCGCCTGGCAGGAGGAGGGTCCGGGCCGCCAGCACGCCACCTTGGCCACGGCCCTCGGCCGCCTCAACGACCGCGGTCTGCTCCGGATCCCGGACATGGAGCTGGCGGTGCTCCAGCTCTCGGGCCTGGTGCTGTCCCCGCACCTGGTCTACGGCGTGTACGGCACCGCCCTGGACGAGGACCTCGCGGAGCGTCTCGTACAGGGCGGTGTGGCGATGTTCCTGAACCAGTACGGGGTCGACCAGTAG
- a CDS encoding pirin family protein: protein MTTPGSATDPTPTAAASRSVVDVLQPVRALEGEGFPVRRSVPTPRIPQLDPFLTVDQVGPVALGPGEPRGGDPEHPHRGFESIAYVLDGDIEYADSTGSRGVVRPGGVRWLTAGAGVLDTARPTAAFREAGGLQHHLQIWVNLPARLKGVRPRTRHRGAELIPVVRELDGSWFKVIAGTALGVTGPFPTLVPVTVVHASVAPGSSAVLPAPAGRNAAVYVLSGSGKAASRELVDGDLAVLAHDGDSVRVEGGPVGADLLFLSGEPIGEPVVRSGPFVMNTPQEIDRAFDDYANDRLGRYEDCRYED, encoded by the coding sequence ATGACCACGCCCGGTTCCGCAACCGACCCCACCCCCACCGCCGCCGCGAGCCGTTCGGTGGTCGACGTGCTTCAGCCGGTCCGCGCCCTGGAGGGCGAGGGATTCCCGGTGCGCCGCTCCGTCCCCACACCGCGCATCCCGCAGCTGGACCCCTTCCTGACGGTCGACCAGGTCGGCCCCGTGGCCCTCGGACCGGGCGAGCCCAGGGGCGGCGACCCCGAGCACCCGCACCGCGGCTTCGAGAGCATCGCGTACGTCCTGGACGGAGACATCGAGTACGCGGACTCGACGGGCAGCCGCGGCGTCGTACGTCCCGGCGGCGTGCGGTGGCTCACGGCCGGCGCGGGCGTGCTGGACACGGCGCGGCCGACCGCGGCCTTCCGCGAGGCCGGCGGCCTCCAGCACCACCTGCAGATCTGGGTCAATCTGCCCGCCCGCCTCAAGGGGGTCCGCCCCCGCACCCGCCACCGCGGCGCCGAGCTGATCCCGGTCGTCCGCGAGCTCGACGGCTCCTGGTTCAAGGTCATCGCGGGCACGGCGCTCGGCGTGACCGGACCCTTCCCGACCCTGGTGCCGGTGACCGTCGTGCACGCGTCGGTGGCCCCGGGCAGCAGCGCCGTACTCCCCGCTCCGGCGGGCCGCAACGCCGCCGTGTACGTCCTGTCCGGCAGCGGGAAGGCCGCCTCGCGGGAACTCGTCGACGGGGACCTGGCCGTCCTCGCGCACGACGGCGACAGCGTCCGGGTCGAGGGCGGGCCGGTCGGCGCCGACCTGCTCTTCCTGTCCGGTGAGCCGATCGGCGAACCCGTGGTCCGCAGCGGCCCGTTCGTCATGAACACCCCACAGGAGATCGACCGGGCCTTCGACGACTACGCGAACGACCGCCTCGGCCGGTACGAGGACTGCCGGTACGAGGACTGA
- a CDS encoding NADPH-dependent FMN reductase has product MPDLKILAISGSLRAASLNSALVRAAQKFAPSGLSIEIYEGLREIPPYDTDLDNATPPAAATDLRRRITEADGLFIATPEYNYGIPGVLKNALDWASRPIAPSPVSSLAAKPIAIAGAAPTNFGTVRAQLALRQSFLWTDSKVVGKPELQIFRAHERFDESGNLTDEITIGLLRQLLDALAAKIRETRAAESV; this is encoded by the coding sequence ATGCCCGATCTCAAGATTCTGGCCATCTCCGGCAGTCTGCGTGCCGCCTCGCTCAACAGCGCCCTGGTGCGCGCCGCGCAGAAGTTCGCCCCCAGTGGCCTGTCCATCGAGATCTACGAGGGCCTGCGCGAGATTCCTCCGTACGACACGGACCTCGACAACGCCACCCCGCCGGCCGCGGCGACCGACCTGCGCCGCCGCATCACCGAGGCGGACGGCCTGTTCATCGCCACCCCCGAGTACAACTACGGCATCCCCGGCGTCCTGAAGAACGCGCTGGACTGGGCGAGCCGCCCGATCGCCCCCTCGCCGGTCTCCTCGCTCGCCGCCAAGCCGATCGCGATCGCGGGCGCCGCGCCGACCAACTTCGGTACGGTCCGCGCCCAGCTGGCGCTGCGCCAGTCGTTCCTGTGGACGGACTCCAAGGTCGTCGGCAAGCCGGAGCTCCAGATCTTCCGGGCCCACGAGCGCTTCGACGAGTCCGGCAATCTGACCGACGAGATCACCATCGGCCTGCTCCGGCAGCTGCTCGACGCGCTCGCCGCGAAGATCCGCGAGACGCGGGCCGCCGAGTCCGTCTGA
- a CDS encoding NADPH:quinone reductase, giving the protein MRAAFIEELGPAENIRYGEIAPPAPGPTDVLVEVEAVSVNPVDTFVRSGLFRTPVEFPFVIGRDLVGTVVSAGPGAPGFAVGDRVWSNSLGHGGRQGAAAERAAVPADRLYHLPAGVDPAEAVALVHPAGTAYLALFTHGRVRAGETVLIAGAAGNVGSALVVMAVEAGARVIATASARDAEHCRLLGATAVLDYKDPELADRIREISPRGIDLHVDTSGTNDLTGAVGALAHRGRIVLLAGARSQPVLPAGALYMKDGSIVGFVISHATTAELAEASVSINRLLASGRLRARSVERASLAEGARTHRRIEDGELHGSRVVLLPKAS; this is encoded by the coding sequence ATGCGCGCAGCCTTCATCGAAGAACTCGGTCCCGCCGAGAACATCCGCTACGGCGAGATCGCCCCTCCGGCCCCCGGCCCGACGGACGTTCTGGTCGAGGTCGAAGCGGTATCCGTCAACCCGGTCGACACCTTCGTGCGGTCGGGCCTCTTCCGCACCCCGGTCGAGTTCCCGTTCGTCATCGGCCGCGACCTCGTCGGGACGGTCGTATCGGCCGGTCCCGGAGCCCCGGGCTTCGCCGTCGGCGACCGGGTCTGGTCCAACAGCCTCGGCCACGGGGGCCGTCAGGGCGCCGCCGCCGAACGGGCCGCCGTTCCGGCCGACCGGCTCTACCACCTGCCCGCCGGCGTGGACCCGGCGGAAGCGGTCGCGCTGGTGCACCCCGCCGGCACCGCCTACCTCGCCCTGTTCACGCACGGCCGGGTCCGGGCCGGCGAGACCGTACTGATCGCCGGAGCCGCCGGGAACGTGGGCAGCGCCCTCGTCGTCATGGCCGTCGAGGCGGGAGCCCGGGTCATCGCCACCGCCTCCGCGCGCGACGCCGAACACTGCCGCCTCCTCGGCGCGACGGCGGTCCTCGACTACAAGGACCCCGAACTGGCCGACCGCATACGCGAGATCAGCCCGCGGGGGATCGACCTCCATGTGGACACCTCCGGCACGAACGACCTGACCGGCGCCGTGGGCGCACTCGCCCACCGCGGCCGCATCGTGCTCCTCGCCGGTGCCCGCTCCCAGCCGGTCCTGCCGGCCGGAGCGCTCTACATGAAGGACGGCTCGATCGTCGGCTTCGTCATCTCCCACGCCACCACGGCGGAACTCGCCGAAGCCTCCGTGTCGATCAACCGCCTGCTGGCGAGCGGCCGGCTGCGCGCCCGCTCCGTCGAGCGGGCCTCCCTGGCGGAGGGGGCCCGGACCCACCGGCGCATCGAGGACGGGGAACTGCACGGCAGTCGAGTGGTGCTCCTGCCGAAGGCTTCGTAG